A stretch of the Medicago truncatula cultivar Jemalong A17 chromosome 5, MtrunA17r5.0-ANR, whole genome shotgun sequence genome encodes the following:
- the LOC11415512 gene encoding signal peptide peptidase 1 — MAGLFVYDIFWVFFTHVMVTVAKSFEAPIKLLFPTADSARLFSMLGLGDIVIPAERRVVPGSGGEEFKFASLRLLPSAVIIVL, encoded by the exons Atg GCTGGTCTTTTTGTATATGACATTTTCTGGGTTTTCTTCACTCATGTGATGGTTACCGTTGCGAAATCATTTGAAGCTCCAATCAAG CTTTTGTTCCCCACAGCAGATTCTGCAAGGCTATTTTCAATGCTTGGACTTGGTGATATTGTTATCCCAG CTGAGAGGAGGGTCGTTCCAGGTTCAGGTGGTGAAGAATTCAAGTTTGCTTCCTTGAGGCTGTTACCCTCAGCTGTGATCATCGTGTTATAA
- the LOC11410597 gene encoding KH domain-containing protein HEN4, which translates to MQDPTFSAAVETTDHHHPQPPLKRNNRKRPVFKLLPGQIAFRLVCHSSTVGGLIGSSGSIVSQLRRETGCKIHCEDAVVGTDDRVILVIGSMSDRKGIVLGDREMEVSNAQEGVVRVFDRVWGLESEKGGNGEVYGKLLAHSSQVGAIVGKGGKNISNIRNNSGSNIRVCPAPHCAAKDEELILITGESLAVKKALIYVSYCLQDCPPMGKVSLNTPPTINSSDRSTSYTHEDLFPHLNSWLPSMEGLSINDASKQTTNANGNSSLDSKGSGHAVVFRLLCSNNVAGSVIGKKGSIVRTFEIRTGASIVFAPPLGQYEERIVTISAFENLESSNSPAQDAVILVFTRIAEDHIRNGFQPATAVESPVTARLLITTSTLHLLTGNEGQVISELRQVSGADIQLLHGEPIPNASDNDVVVQITGGYRCVENALRKITSIIRDNPLTNELLAEAKIKPSFPLNKDTVRSKFITRKKSSFPFARVPPQNAGVYQAKKVTENGESHTNLIENVEPGRGNIVATVTNTTVEIIVSEHVFGSVYGEDGGNLDRIRQISGADVTVFDPSSTGTSGGKVVISGTPDQTFAAQSLLQAFIQTAQAS; encoded by the exons ATGCAAGACCCCACTTTCTCCGCCGCCGTTGAAACCACCGATCACCACCACCCACAACCACCGTTGAAACGAAACAACCGAAAACGACCCGTTTTCAAACTGCTACCGGGTCAGATCGCGTTTCGTTTGGTCTGTCATTCGTCAACGGTTGGTGGGTTGATCGGAAGTTCAGGGTCAATCGTTTCTCAGCTCCGGCGAGAGACCGGATGCAAAATCCACTGCGAGGATGCGGTGGTTGGGACTGATGATAGGGTTATTTTGGTAATTGGGTCGATGTCGGATCGAAAAGGGATTGTTTTGGGTGATAGGGAGATGGAGGTTTCTAATGCACAAGAAGGTGTTGTTAGGGTTTTTGATAGGGTTTGGGGGCTTGAAAGTGAGAAAGGGGGAAATGGTGAAGTTTATGGGAAATTGTTGGCACATAGTTCTCAAGTTGGTGCTATTGTTGGGAAAGGAGGGAAGAATATAAGTAATATTAGGAATAATAGTGGTTCTAATATTAGGGTTTGTCCTGCTCCACATTGTGCTGCTAAAGATGAGGAGTTAATTCTT ataactggtgaaagtttggcTGTAAAGAAAGCACTGATTTATGTATCTTATTGTCTTCAAGATTGTCCACCGATGGGAAAAGTATCTTTGAACACGCCGCCAACTATTAACTCGTCTGATAGGTCAACCTCTTACACACATGAGGATCTTTTTCCTCACCTTAATTCATGGTTACCTTCAATGGAAGGTTTATCTATAAACGATGCTTCAAAACAGACAACAAACGCTAACGGAAACTCTAGCCTTGACTCAAAAGGTTCTGGACACGCAGTTGTTTTCAGACTCCTTTGCTCTAACAACGTAGCTGGTAGTGTTATCGGCAAAAAAGGGTCTATAGTCAGAACTTTTGAAATCCGAACTGGTGCTTCTATTGTCTTTGCCCCTCCTTTAGGTCAGTATGAAGAGCGCATCGTCACTATTTCTGCTTTTGAG AACCTTGAATCAAGTAATTCTCCTGCACAAGATGCTGTTATTCTTGTCTTCACTAGAATTGCTGAAGATCACATTCGAAATGGATTTCAGCCAGCCACTGCTGTGGAATCACCTGTAACTGCAAGGCTTTTAATCACAACAAGCACGTTACATTTATTGACTGGTAATGAAGGTCAGGTGATTTCAGAACTGAGACAAGTGAGTGGGGCTGATATTCAACTACTGCATGGAGAGCCAATTCCTAATGCTTCAGATAATGATGTGGTAGTCCAG ATCACTGGTGGATACAGATGCGTGGAAAATGCTCTACGTAAAATCACTTCTATAATTAGGGATAATCCTTTGACCAATGAGTTGCTTGCTGAAGCAAAAATCAAACCAAGTTTTCCTTTAAATAAAGATACCGTTAGGAGTAAGTTCATTACCCGCAAAAAATCTTCTTTTCCTTTTGCAAGGGTTCCACCACAG AATGCAGGGGTCTATCAAGCTAAAAAGGTCACAGAAAATGGGGAATCACATACGAATTTAATCGAGAATGTGGAACCTGGCAG AGGAAACATTGTTGCCACTGTGACAAACACTACCGTGGAGATTATAGTCTCAGAGCATGTCTTTGGTTCTGTTTATGGTGAGGATGGCGGCAATTTAGATCGAATTAGACAG ATTTCAGGTGCAGATGTTACTGTATTTGATCCCAGCAGCACCGGTACAAGTGGAGGGAAGGTTGTGATATCTGGAACACCTGATCAAACATTTGCAGCTCAGAGTTTGCTTCAAGCTTTCATTCAAACTGCACAAGCAAGCTGA
- the LOC11408567 gene encoding pentatricopeptide repeat-containing protein At5g65560: protein MRKSKPLFTLLHHNQNQNQNLFHLLLKPFSSLSPNSLQQDLPSQIFTILLQPQWRKNPSFNTLIPSLTPTHLSSLFNNPNLHPLTALNFFKWIHYQHGFIHTVHSYQPLLFILVRNGFLRAAENVRNSMIKSCVSSHEARFVLNLLTHHEFSLSVTSYNRLFMVLSRFGLIDELNCLFKDMLNDGVEPNLISFNTMVNAHCKIGNVVVAKAYFCGLMKFGFCCDSFTYTSLILGYCKIHELGDAYKVFEIMPQEGCLRNEVSYTNLIHGFCEVGKIDEALELFFQMKEDGCFPDVPTYTVLVAAFCEVGKETEALKFFEEMVENGIEPNVYTYTVLIDYFCKVGKMDEGMEMLSTMLEKGLVSSVVPFNALIDGYCKRGMMEDAICVLDSMKLNKVCPNSRTYNELICGFCRKKSMDRAMALLNKMYENKLSPNLVTYNTLIHGLCKARVVDSAWRLHHLMIKDGFVPDQRTFCAFIDCLCKMGKVEQAHQVFESLKEKHAEANEFLYTALIDGYCKAEKFSDAHLLFKRMLFEGCFPNSITFNVLLDGLRKEGKVEDAMSLVDVMGKFDAKPTVHTYTILIEEILRESDFDRANMFLDQMISSGCQPNVVTYTAFIKAYCRQGRLLEAEEMVVKIKEEGILLDSFIYDVLVNAYGCIGQLDSAFGVLIRMFDTGCEPSRQTYSILLKHLIFEKYNKEGMGLDLNSTNISVDNANIWKIADFEIITMLFEKMVEQGCVPNVNTYSKLIKGLCKVEHLSLAFRLFNHMKESGISPSENIHNSLLSSCCKLGMHEEALRLLDSMMEYNHLAHLESYKLLVCGLFEQGNQEKAEEIFRSLLSCGYNYDEVVWKVLLDGLVRKGYVDECSQLRDIMEKTGCRLHSDTHTMLSQELNGT, encoded by the coding sequence ATGAGAAAATCTAAGCCCCTTTTCACTCTTCTCCAccataaccaaaaccaaaaccaaaacctttTTCATCTTCTCCTTAAACCCTTTTCATCTCTCTCTCCCAACTCTCTCCAACAAGATCTTCCTTCACAGATCTTCACCATTCTCTTACAACCCCAATGGCGTAAAAATCCATCCTTTAACACCTTAATCCCATCTTTAACCCCAACTcatctctcttctctcttcaaCAACCCCAATCTCCACCCTCTCACCGCCCTAAACTTCTTCAAATGGATCCATTACCAACATGGTTTCATCCACACCGTTCATTCCTACCAACCTCTTCTTTTCATTCTTGTTCGAAATGGGTTTCTTCGTGCTGCAGAGAATGTACGAAACTCAATGATAAAGTCTTGTGTTTCATCTCATGAAGCAAGGTTTGTTTTGAACCTTTTGACCCATCATGAGTTTAGCCTCTCTGTTACTTCGTATAATAGGCTTTTTATGGTTTTGTCGCGATTCggattgattgatgaattaaattgtttgtttaaGGATATGTTGAATGATGGGGTTGAACCTAATTTGATTAGTTTTAATACTATGGTGAATGCACATTGTAAGATTGGGAATGTGGTTGTGGCGAAGGCTTATTTTTGTGGGTTGATGAAGTTTGGTTTTTGTTGTGATTCGTTTACGTATACTTCGTTGATATTGGGTTATTGTAAAATTCATGAATTGGGAGATGCTTATAAGGTGTTTGAGATAATGCCGCAAGAGGGTTGTCTGAGGAATGAGGTTTCATATACTAATCTAATTCATGGTTTTTGTGAAGTTGGGAAGATTGACGAGGCTCTCGAgttgttttttcaaatgaaGGAGGATGGCTGTTTTCCTGATGTCCCAACTTATACCGTTCTTGTAGCTGCATTTTGCGAGGTGGGTAAGGAGACGGAAGCTTTGAAGTTTTTTGAGGAGATGGTGGAAAATGGTATTGAACCTAATGTTTATACTTACACTGTGTTGATTGATTATTTCTGCAAGGTTGGTAAGATGGACGAGGGGATGGAAATGTTGAGTACAATGTTGGAGAAAGGGTTGGTTTCTAGTGTTGTCCCGTTTAATGCCTTGATTGATGGTTATTGTAAACGGGGGATGATGGAGGATGCCATCTGTGTTTTGGATTCGATGAAGTTGAATAAAGTTTGTCCAAATTCTCGTACTTATAATGAACTAATTTGTGGGTTTTGCAGAAAAAAAAGCATGGACAGGGCGATGGCATTGCTGAATAAAATGTATGAAAACAAGCTGTCACCCAACCTTGTCACATATAACACATTAATCCACGGGCTGTGTAAAGCGCGTGTGGTAGACAGTGCTTGGCGGCTGCATCATTTGATGATTAAAGATGGCTTTGTTCCTGATCAGAGGACTTTTTGTGCTTTTATAGACTGCCTCTGTAAAATGGGAAAAGTAGAACAAGCACATCAAGTCTTTGAGTCTCTCAAGGAAAAACACGCTGAAGCAAATGAATTCTTATATACAGCATTGATTGACGGATACTGCAAGGCTGAGAAATTTAGTGATGCTCACTTACTGTTCAAAAGGATGCTTTTTGAGGGATGTTTTCCGAACTCTATTACATTCAATGTATTGTTAGATGGCTTGCGCAAGGAGGGAAAAGTGGAAGATGCGATGTCGTTGGTGGATGTCATGGGAAAGTTTGATGCGAAGCCCACAGTTCACACATATACAATTCTCATTGAGGAAATATTGAGGGAAAGTGACTTTGACCGTGCTAATATGTTTCTCGACCAAATGATTTCATCTGGATGTCAACCTAATGTGGTCACGTATACTGCATTTATTAAAGCCTATTGTCGCCAAGGAAGATTACTGGAAGCTGAAGAGATGGTGGTCAAGATTAAAGAAGAAGGGATATTACTCGACTCCTTCATCTATGATGTATTGGTTAATGCATATGGGTGTATAGGACAACTAGACAGTGCATTTGGTGTTCTCATACGCATGTTTGATACTGGTTGTGAGCCTTCGCGTCAAACATATTCCATCCTATTGAAGCAtctaatatttgaaaaatataataaggaAGGCATGGGACTTGATTTGAATTCAACTAATATTTCAGTTGATAATGCCAATATATGGAAGATAGCTGACTTTGAAATCATAACCATGCTATTTGAGAAAATGGTGGAACAGGGCTGTGTGCCTAATGTTAACACTTACAGCAAGCTTATTAAAGGACTTTGCAAAGTGGAACATTTGTCATTAGCCTTTAGGTTGTTTAACCATATGAAAGAAAGTGGAATTTCTCCATCTGAAAACATTCATAATTCTCTTCTAAGTAGTTGCTGCAAGTTGGGAATGCATGAAGAAGCATTGAGATTGTTGGATTCTATGATGGAGTATAATCATTTAGCACATCTAGAATCCTATAAGCTTCTTGTTTGTGGGCTATTTGAACAAGGTAACCAAGAGAAGGCTGAAGAAATCTTTCGTAGTTTATTAAGCTGTGGGTATAATTATGACGAAGTGGTTTGGAAAGTCCTACTTGATGGTTTAGTTAGGAAGGGTTATGTTGACGAATGCTCGCAATTGCGGGACATCATGGAGAAAACCGGTTGTCGTTTACATTCTGATACGCACACTATGTTAAGTCAGGAACTGAATGGAACTTAA
- the LOC11407034 gene encoding uncharacterized protein translates to MSLLGTDGRGYDLARNLETHGVWRKWLGDSNYTNFVPFLSSPSSWDSFMKTDSSKSTLHIHLQLRVRALLFDKAASSISLSSNPNVSKLNPNFLHLHPDDVYFTLDNNNAPSSSNSKVGSRYVDSELPETWYNQVIENYKANKKLVMWDRELSPKRSPAEMASYIMRSSNRKKRRVVFNEEQHQVMDQSNGGNLVDGDDDEFVFPEITYAWNSVPESAIPVTDRVENNNNQKERIVSVLDTLPLVMTRNAEYVNGKHGGGLYRGKLVSEGNEIVLGREQAVKLSQKVVARVLLGAGFEAAMEGPTEYLSEVMSKRIVKIGTNLKVLADSYNQQCSAIDLLKMLLKTVGFSNFAPLVDVVKDDSRNIIQQGQQRPHGIQSQLQQQQQNSLRLPQQVQMQRQMHTQMQQMINPQNLAFQQQQQLHLERLRSQQSTPRPAMDVNKDRQLVKVKLENTSDLPSDSNAFNSIHHQMQFRHQQAAMSNFLPQSNTQFRQMGSPQIPSQNNISMVRAPPVKVEGFSELFGGDSSSKHDSEENRLTSPSSK, encoded by the exons ATGTCTCTACTGGGCACTGACGGACGCGGCTACGACCTTGCTCGCAACCTCGAAACCCATGGAGTATGGCGAAAATGGCTCGGCGATTCCAATTATACAAACTTCGTACCTTTTCTCTCTTCACCTTCTTCTTGGGATTCCTTCATGAAAACCGATTCTTCCAAATCTACTCTTCACATTCATCTTCAACTCAGAGTTCGTGCTCTTCTCTTTGATAAAGCTGCTTCCtccatttctctctcttctaacCCTAATGTCTCCAAacttaaccctaattttcttcatttgcATCCTGATGATGTTTACTTCACTCTTGATAACAATAATGCTCCTAGTTCTTCcaactccaag GTTGGATCGAGATATGTTGATTCTGAGTTGCCTGAAACGTGGTATAATCAAGTGATTGAGAATTATAAGGCTAACAAGAAGTTAGTTATGTGGGACAGAGAATTGTCACCAAAGCGTTCTCCAGCGGAGATGGCTTCCTATATTATGCGTAGTAGTAACCGTAAAAAGAGGCGTGTAGTGTTTAATGAAGAACAACATCAGGTTATGGATCAATCAAACGGTGGTAATTTAGTTGATGGTGATGACGATGAGTTTGTTTTTCCGGAGATAACGTATGCGTGGAACTCTGTACCTGAGAGTGCAATTCCAGTGACTGATAGGGTGGAGAATAATAATAACCAGAAAGAGAGGATAGTTAGTGTGCTTGATACATTGCCTCTTGTTATGACTCGGAATGCGGAGTATGTCAACGGGAAACACGGGGGAGGGTTGTACCGTGGGAAGTTGGTAAGTGAGGGAAATGAAATAGTTCTTGGTCGTGAGCAAGCAGTGAAGCTCTCTCAGAAGGTAGTGGCTCGCGTTTTGTTGGGTGCAGGATTTGAAGCTGCCATGGAAGGTCCAACTGAATACTTGTCTGAAGTGATGAGCAAACGTATTGTTAAAATAGGAACCAATTTGAAAGTACTTGCTGATAGTTATAACCAACAGTGCTCTGCCATTGATCTTCTAAAGATGTTGCTTAAAACTGTGGGATTTAG TAATTTTGCGCCATTAGTGGATGTGGTTAAAGATGACTCCAGAAATATTATACAACAAGGTCAGCAACGTCCTCATGGAATTCAGTCTCAGTTGCAGCAACAACAGCAAAACTCCCTTCGACTACCTCAGCAA GTTCAGATGCAAAGACAAATGCATACACAGATGCAGCAGATGATTAATCCCCAAAATCTTGCTtttcagcaacaacaacagctGCACTTAGAAAGACTAAGAAGCCAACAATCTACTCCTCGCCCTGCTATGGACGTAAATAAGGACAGACAACTGGTTAAagtcaaacttgaaaacacatCAGATTTACCAAGTGATAGTAATGCCTTCAATTCCATACATCATCAAATGCAGTTTAGGCATCAACAGGCTGCAATGTCAAATTTCCTTCCTCAATCTAATACCCAGTTTAGACAGATGGGTTCTCCACAGATTCCCTCACA GAACAATATTAGCATGGTTAGAGCACCTCCTGTGAAGGTGGAGGGCTTCTCGGAATTATTTGGTGGGGATTCTTCATCAAAGCATGACTCAGAGGAAAATAGACTGACTTCTCCCTCTAGTAAATAG